aaaagtttaagaaatttcataaattcgACCATAATATTCCAGtagcattgaaaaaaatcagttaataATCTAAAATATGACCATTTTagttgattattaatttttttgttctacaATGACCAAAATGGTGCAACATGACATGGAAGTCAGCTGAGATAGTTTGAACGCTGATaatatttactaatttaaaacgttGACCAAAATTCTcttgttttttcttcataattcctaagaaagaaatttccaggaatggtgccttttctcactatgtactttctatttttttttaatttttgacaaactgtttttaacaagtatgtacatttttttcttggtgagaataaacaagcaataatagaaatgaaaaaaaattacctatCATCATACTGTACAGGTTGATTAAATCCCTCTTTCTCAAACATCGGCGGAGAAACAGGTCCTTCGtcaaatttcatctttttctcAGGAGCTGCCCAATCATGCTCTGGGCCATCGTTCCACGAGTTCCGTGGCATTTTCCACTCCTTGTTCATCTCCCAGTCATGACGATCATCCATATGATTGTAGCCAGACTGCCTGGACGGTTCAGGAGGGGGTGGAGGCGGGGGTGCGCTGAAGTTGTTGAGAAGAGGAGCGCCGATGTGCTGCGGCATAGGTGGAAGGGGTGGCTGCCGTTTTGGCGGCATCGACGCGTTTGAAGTCGGATTAAGCGACTTGAGGAAATCGTCAATCACGAATCCATCTTCGAGTTTCTTGCCGCCAGAATTGTTGCTGCCTATCACTTCTATTTGCTTATTCTGAAAGAGAAGAAATTCACAATTagtatttatttcattctaCGTTTATCTCTAGCAAgtaacaaatatataaaattctaTTGACTTACAGGAGTTCCATTGTCCATAGGCGGCATATTGGGTGGAGGTTCCCTGAAAGACTGTGCGACATGTTAGAACAGGACATGCTACGCCCCCAAGTATTTACCTGAAAGTCAAAGGTCATGCTGGAGCCTATGAAGCTGCCCATTCCCATGCCTCTATCAGGAGTTCCTTGTGAGAACGTATGCAAGTCGTATTTGAGTTGCGTGTTATTCTGTCCTGCAGCTGcagaaataatcaatgttaagctcaataaaaaaatcgatttctctaaaaatatctgaaaaatgTAAAGTTTAAATCTAAGGAAGCGAATTTTGGCATTAAAACCTTCAAATTAAACCTTGGAGAAAACATTAACTTAATTTCTAGCTGTTTTTTAAGGTCAACATTCTaaacattgcaaatttaaatactgaTTATGTATCTCAAAACCCTTTCcagaatatatttatgttatttCCGGACAACCAtatattgtttgtttattttccgccCTTCTGTCAAATCCTGGATTTTTTACCTTGACCAGGAGGGTCAGGAAGCTGCAGGTCATCCGATCCTGAGGGTGAGGGTGCGTTGATATCAGGCGAAGGGACGGGGCTGGCAAGAGTTGGCAACAACTCCTCAGCACTCTTTTTGAGTTTCTTGACTTTGATGCCAAAGTTCTTGTACGCTGTGACCACAATTTTCGCCTCTCCTTTTTGGTGCTCATAAAATACATCTCCTTGTTCCAGAAATTCAATCAGCTTTCCTCGCTCTTTGATTTCCTCTTTCAAAGAGGCAACATAACATTGGATTTTGGCCATTCCTTGGTCGACTTCAGTCACTAAGTCAGCACCATGCCTTCGatctgcaaaacaaatttatttttaattttatttttgtgattcaTCTTATCATCAAAACCTTTGAGGCTAGATCTAAGGGTGTCAGCATTGGTTAGGTCCAAGGGGAAGTCTTTGATGTGCTTCAACTTCAAGTCTGTGTCATCTTCCAAGATTTTGCACCCTCTAATTTTGTCGACAAGTCGTAGTggctaaaaaaattgccattaattttttgtcatgaaCATAAACGAATTAATCTAGCTTACTTGGAACTCGGCAACCAGCTTTGCTGTGTCAGAGGAAACTCCTTTCTGGCAGTCAAGCAGGTTTGAAAGGTCAGCTATGAACGCTTCATCATAGACTCCTCTCTCCCCCCATATTTTGAATATCCTTGTAATGTTGTTTTTAATCTTGTCATCTCTAGCGgtttgtaaaagaaaaaataaatacagccATTcagtttctttaatttcaaaatattacctGACAAGCGTGACCGCTCTTTGAAGGAAAAGTGCCCAAGTATTAATGAAATCATAGTTCTTCTTTTTGCTGTATTGTATCACATCGTTGGCTAAGTAAAATAGGATCAACCTATTCTCCATTTTAGCTAAAAACGGAagaaaaactcaattaacgccCCAGTTTTACTCCTAGAGTGATTCTCTCACCTTTTTTCATGACCTTGAACCAGCAGGTTACAATCTTCTTGTGGTGCTGTTTGTGCTGCAAGCACCATGTGGACAACCCTGAAATGCTCTCCTGAGTGTTCTTTAGATTGCTCAGGCTTTTCTCAAAATGCGCTTCACTGAAGTGGTGCTCACTCATTTTAGACTTGAGCGGGTCTGGCTTCTCCATCCCGAAGGCTTTATCCTTAAGAAACAACACGATCTTAAAAACTGTTGCAGAGCGAAAAATATGATGTGGAatctatataaatattatacaatGTTTTCGACAATTCAAAAACATAGACgcgaaacaataaattgatgTAATTTTAGCTGAGATTGATAGAATTGTAATGTAGATACCGTACCTTCAAGTACTTAATGAAATCAGAAACGTATGTACTGGTGAACGCGGGTGGTTCGGCGATTAAATCGTGGTAGACAACTACGCCTTACATTTTTGGCAAAACCTTCTCAAAAATAACGTCTTGAATCAATCCAGCATGAGAGGGATAACATGCACTTGTCTATTAAAAAGT
The nucleotide sequence above comes from Cloeon dipterum chromosome X, ieCloDipt1.1, whole genome shotgun sequence. Encoded proteins:
- the LOC135947451 gene encoding uncharacterized protein LOC135947451; the encoded protein is MEKPDPLKSKMSEHHFSEAHFEKSLSNLKNTQESISGLSTWCLQHKQHHKKIVTCWFKVMKKAKMENRLILFYLANDVIQYSKKKNYDFINTWALFLQRAVTLVRDDKIKNNITRIFKIWGERGVYDEAFIADLSNLLDCQKGVSSDTAKLVAEFQPLRLVDKIRGCKILEDDTDLKLKHIKDFPLDLTNADTLRSSLKDRRHGADLVTEVDQGMAKIQCYVASLKEEIKERGKLIEFLEQGDVFYEHQKGEAKIVVTAYKNFGIKVKKLKKSAEELLPTLASPVPSPDINAPSPSGSDDLQLPDPPGQAAGQNNTQLKYDLHTFSQGTPDRGMGMGSFIGSSMTFDFQSFREPPPNMPPMDNGTPNKQIEVIGSNNSGGKKLEDGFVIDDFLKSLNPTSNASMPPKRQPPLPPMPQHIGAPLLNNFSAPPPPPPPEPSRQSGYNHMDDRHDWEMNKEWKMPRNSWNDGPEHDWAAPEKKMKFDEGPVSPPMFEKEGFNQPVQYDDRTGVVPEDIDHRGGRVKKDIDHRNLISLTGPLNAAVKLNRMGAEDMDLRSIPPLLSKKVEPPPGMLNKDVRRDMNMESVDMELSDEEPIPSKRKRNGSDGSKGPLLPTPPAGDAPEWNPPPPGAEEEPHFPPQPEFEDMNAHGQLPGGPPPLAEPFGCLPDDMFSSEGAFGEPPMHGGSPGGFSGPFSAGPFRPRAPYGKYNPGYTPGYTNRGTMMRGPSPRFRGPLPMRPFRGNRGRSNFPRW